The DNA segment GCGTGCCCTGGCCGGGATTGGCCGAGCCGGCGTCCGGTGGCGGGTTGCGCTCCACGCTCACGGCTGCTCTCCCGCCGCTGTCGCCGCGCGCTGCGCCGCCACGGCCTGGCGCTCGGCGATGGTCTGGGCCACCTTGTCGCGTAGATAGATCGGCATGGCGTCGCACGGCGCAACGGTTTCATTGCGGGCCAGCGCGCGCAAGGCAATCGACACCAAGGCCGGCGCGGCGGGCAAGGCCTCGGGCACGCTGCGCAGCGCCAGCGCCGTGGCCGTGAGGCGCTCGCCAAACACGGCAGCGGCACTGCCCGCGAGCCAGAACGGCCCGCTGGGCAGACTGACGGCCTCCGGCGGGCACACCTGCATGTCGGTCGCCGACTGCCACGACTGCGCGGCGCCGTCCCAGCGGAACGCGCCTGCGTAGGCTTCGTCCATGCGTGCGTCCAGCGCTACCAGCACGGATACGTCGGGCGGCAGCGCCGGCACCCCTTGCCCGCCCAGGCGCACGCGTTCGGCGCAAGCCATCAGCGAATTGACGGGAATCACGGGCAGATCGGCGCCAAAGGCCAGGCCCTGGGCCACGCCGCAGGCGGTGCGCAAGCCCGTGAAGGAACCCGGCCCGGCGCCAAAGGCGATGGCGGCGCAGTCCGACAGGGCAATGCCGGCTTCGGCCAGCAACTCGCCGGCGGCCGGCAGCACGCGGGAAGACGAGCGCGGGCCGGTGTGTTCATGACGAACCAGGCACTCCAGGGCGCCGCCATCGGCAATGCGCCCGAGCGCGACGGAACACCACTCGGTGGAGGTTTCAAGTGCAAGAATCCAGGACATGGCGAGATTGTATCCGGAGCAGCCTCAAAAGCTGAACTGGCGCGCGGCGCGCCCGCCCCGGGGTGCGCCGGACTGAAGCGTTCTTCGGTTTCTTCCGGCTCAAACGCGCGATGACGGGCGCTATCATC comes from the Cupriavidus basilensis genome and includes:
- the tsaB gene encoding tRNA (adenosine(37)-N6)-threonylcarbamoyltransferase complex dimerization subunit type 1 TsaB: MSWILALETSTEWCSVALGRIADGGALECLVRHEHTGPRSSSRVLPAAGELLAEAGIALSDCAAIAFGAGPGSFTGLRTACGVAQGLAFGADLPVIPVNSLMACAERVRLGGQGVPALPPDVSVLVALDARMDEAYAGAFRWDGAAQSWQSATDMQVCPPEAVSLPSGPFWLAGSAAAVFGERLTATALALRSVPEALPAAPALVSIALRALARNETVAPCDAMPIYLRDKVAQTIAERQAVAAQRAATAAGEQP